In Dehalococcoidia bacterium, one DNA window encodes the following:
- a CDS encoding zinc ribbon domain-containing protein — MPKQSPVPDDLDRPFYDACNEERLVVQHCAVCNRFQFPPRAMCPKCGNRALAWREIAGRGRIVSRVVVYDSPVSRLIPDQPFNVATISLDEEPELTMYSHLPGVPVDEVPIGAAVEVIFETTPVTGQKVPEWRVVS; from the coding sequence GTGCCCAAGCAATCCCCGGTCCCCGATGACCTCGACAGGCCGTTCTACGACGCCTGCAACGAAGAGCGGCTGGTGGTCCAGCACTGCGCCGTGTGCAATCGCTTCCAGTTCCCGCCGCGGGCGATGTGCCCGAAGTGCGGGAACCGGGCGCTCGCATGGCGCGAAATTGCCGGTCGTGGCCGCATCGTGAGCCGCGTCGTCGTGTACGACAGCCCGGTGAGCAGACTCATCCCCGACCAGCCCTTCAACGTCGCGACCATCTCGCTCGACGAAGAGCCTGAGCTGACGATGTACTCGCACCTCCCGGGCGTTCCCGTCGACGAGGTCCCCATCGGCGCGGCCGTCGAGGTGATCTTCGAAACGACACCGGTCACGGGGCAAAAGGTTCCCGAATGGCGGGTCGTGAGCTAA
- a CDS encoding LuxR C-terminal-related transcriptional regulator yields MEPSAQAAAVNQAALPDRVHEPLTPRERDVTRLLAKGYSDRQIASALAIAVRTVGVHVHHILDKLDLRSRWQVADWAAEHANQEAAGSGHEHGRPRSTPMPAHVHAVAGSGTQQRRAGSRYARTLCQEDGRPT; encoded by the coding sequence ATGGAGCCGTCTGCACAAGCGGCCGCCGTGAACCAGGCAGCGTTACCCGATCGCGTGCATGAACCGCTCACGCCCCGTGAACGGGACGTGACGCGCTTGCTCGCCAAGGGCTACAGCGATCGTCAGATCGCATCCGCTCTGGCCATCGCGGTGCGCACGGTGGGCGTCCATGTCCATCACATCCTCGACAAGCTCGACCTGCGCTCGCGCTGGCAGGTTGCCGACTGGGCTGCCGAGCACGCTAACCAGGAGGCCGCCGGCAGCGGCCACGAACACGGTCGTCCTCGATCTACACCTATGCCTGCACATGTCCATGCGGTGGCCGGATCCGGCACGCAACAGCGCCGCGCCGGCAGCAGGTATGCCCGGACGCTCTGCCAGGAGGATGGCCGGCCTACGTAG
- a CDS encoding helix-turn-helix domain-containing protein, which yields MDDAEPGFGPRLRWYRERAGLTHQALAERAGASASAIAALERGRRQRPYPYTVDRLAEALQLEPDERTAFIALARSPRAGRSEQSPRLPRATPRSNLPAPRTRLIGRERELGALVELVSNHAGRLVTLTGIGGGGKTRLAFAAAEALRATFPDGVWLVEFAPIADPALVPQAVAAVFDLPEVAGATALDRLADALCRRSLLLVLDNCEHLIAACAELAERLLAGCPSLRILATSREPLQLAGEYQRRVPPLALPDPDQPASPAELARCPAVQLFVERARAVNADFNFTAGNVDAVTGICARLDGIPLALELAAARVRVLGVAQILERLDDSLQLLTGNSRAAPTRQQTLRATLDWSYQLLTVPEQALFRRLATFAGGCDIAAAEAIGVGPDVQAADVLDLLTELLDKSLVLVEEETGTACYRLLEPVRQYAIERTAKGELEATRVRHAARYLALAERAAPHLRGPDQVAWLACLERESGNLRAALSWATALGELETEARLVVALAPFWEGHMHLREGRQALEAALARPVNGIAPALRRQVLIAAGRLAQWQGDLDGAIPLLAESLTAAEAAADRRGIAETLVWLGIVQMRRIATGEAADLLEESLARFRELADEPGIALVLLALGTTRGNQGDYQRACTLLEECRQRSQQQGDLRTVAMARTMLGTFLHYAGDHEQAAANVREGLAGHLQVGDWVFLVQGIRGATAIAAEPRPRQAARLLGAAEGLRAMLGASSPPRDRATDQRVTATIRAGLSGGRVRRRVGGGPRSDAGPGGGGGAEQHGAVCTSGRREPGSVTRSRA from the coding sequence ATGGATGACGCCGAGCCAGGATTTGGCCCTCGTTTGCGGTGGTATCGCGAACGAGCGGGACTCACCCACCAGGCACTGGCCGAACGGGCTGGGGCCAGTGCCTCGGCGATCGCCGCCCTTGAACGGGGGCGAAGGCAACGCCCTTATCCCTATACCGTGGACCGCCTGGCTGAGGCGCTTCAGCTCGAGCCTGACGAACGTACGGCGTTCATCGCACTGGCGCGTTCACCACGCGCCGGCCGGAGCGAGCAGTCACCGCGACTACCTCGCGCCACGCCCCGGTCAAATCTGCCGGCGCCGCGTACACGTCTGATCGGGCGGGAGCGCGAGCTCGGCGCGCTGGTCGAGTTGGTCTCCAACCACGCCGGCCGTCTGGTCACGCTGACCGGCATCGGCGGTGGTGGTAAGACGCGACTGGCGTTCGCCGCCGCTGAGGCGTTACGCGCCACGTTCCCGGATGGCGTGTGGTTGGTCGAATTTGCCCCCATCGCCGACCCTGCGCTGGTTCCGCAGGCGGTCGCCGCGGTGTTCGACCTACCCGAAGTCGCGGGCGCCACGGCGCTCGATCGCCTGGCAGACGCCCTGTGCAGGCGGTCGTTGCTGCTTGTGCTCGACAACTGCGAGCACCTGATCGCCGCTTGTGCTGAACTCGCCGAGCGCCTGCTCGCCGGCTGTCCCAGCCTGCGGATCCTCGCCACAAGCCGTGAGCCCTTGCAACTCGCCGGAGAGTACCAGCGGCGCGTGCCACCGCTGGCGCTGCCCGACCCCGACCAACCCGCTTCCCCCGCGGAGCTGGCACGGTGCCCGGCCGTACAGCTCTTCGTGGAGCGCGCCCGCGCTGTCAACGCGGACTTCAACTTCACGGCGGGAAACGTCGACGCCGTAACCGGCATCTGTGCCCGTCTGGATGGGATACCTCTGGCGCTTGAGCTGGCGGCGGCTCGCGTGCGCGTGCTCGGGGTCGCGCAGATCCTGGAGCGTCTGGACGACAGCCTCCAATTGCTGACCGGGAACAGCCGGGCAGCGCCGACGCGGCAGCAGACGCTGCGTGCCACCCTGGACTGGAGCTACCAGCTGCTAACCGTGCCCGAGCAGGCGCTGTTCCGCCGTTTGGCGACGTTCGCCGGCGGCTGCGATATCGCCGCAGCGGAGGCTATCGGTGTCGGCCCTGACGTACAGGCTGCGGATGTGCTGGATCTGCTGACCGAGCTCCTGGACAAGTCGCTGGTGCTGGTTGAGGAGGAGACGGGGACTGCTTGCTACCGTCTGCTCGAGCCAGTGCGGCAGTACGCGATCGAACGCACGGCGAAGGGCGAGCTGGAGGCGACACGAGTCCGCCACGCGGCCCGGTATCTGGCGCTGGCTGAGCGGGCGGCGCCGCACCTGCGCGGTCCGGATCAGGTTGCCTGGCTGGCGTGCCTGGAACGCGAGTCGGGAAATCTGCGCGCCGCACTGAGCTGGGCGACCGCATTGGGCGAGCTCGAGACCGAGGCACGGTTGGTCGTGGCGTTGGCCCCGTTCTGGGAAGGCCACATGCATTTGCGCGAAGGGCGGCAAGCCCTCGAGGCGGCGCTCGCGAGACCGGTCAACGGCATCGCGCCCGCGCTGCGCCGGCAGGTGCTGATCGCGGCGGGCAGGCTGGCCCAGTGGCAGGGCGACCTCGACGGAGCGATCCCCTTGCTGGCGGAGAGCCTGACGGCCGCTGAAGCGGCGGCGGATCGGCGGGGGATCGCCGAGACGCTCGTCTGGCTGGGGATAGTCCAGATGCGCCGGATCGCCACTGGCGAGGCGGCCGATTTGCTGGAGGAGAGCCTGGCGCGGTTTCGCGAGTTGGCCGACGAACCCGGGATTGCGCTGGTGCTCCTGGCGCTCGGCACGACACGGGGAAATCAGGGTGACTACCAGCGGGCCTGCACGTTGCTCGAGGAGTGCCGGCAGCGCTCCCAGCAGCAGGGCGATCTGCGCACCGTCGCGATGGCGCGAACGATGCTGGGGACGTTCCTTCACTATGCCGGTGATCACGAGCAGGCCGCCGCAAACGTTCGGGAAGGATTGGCCGGCCACCTCCAGGTGGGCGATTGGGTGTTTCTGGTGCAAGGCATTCGGGGGGCGACCGCGATCGCGGCCGAGCCACGGCCGCGGCAGGCGGCGCGGCTGCTTGGCGCCGCCGAAGGACTGCGGGCGATGCTCGGCGCCAGTTCGCCGCCCAGGGACCGCGCCACCGATCAGCGGGTGACGGCAACGATCCGCGCCGGGCTTTCAGGGGGTCGAGTTCGCCGCCGCGTGGGCGGCGGGCCGCGCTCTGACGCTGGACCAGGCGGTGGCGGAGGCGCTGAACAGCATGGAGCCGTCTGCACAAGCGGCCGCCGTGAACCAGGCAGCGTTACCCGATCGCGTGCATGA
- a CDS encoding MAC/perforin domain-containing protein: MSDATELNGLEFLGKCYDLLSLDPLNLGGLAKTVNAIDVARAGGGSYEQGSYVVPNGVSLQSPFNTEAKTFRSLVQNSYDFQNEFSSTLELNAGIEGCFEFSTSNSFKEITQASQSRKQVSTYAIVYVQNHVVALDLDGPDEKRISTAFAHAVKGLPGGMGAQAEQRAYSEFIRKFGTHFTRRVSLGGMAYSRVSGLTTKVLASREREDEFTAKAKLEMDIFKSGASLSETRKQLQKSDEENEIERGIVVFRGGIGSMHEIADEWFSGLQERPAPIPAGTELARLSELLTADFFPNDPAIAGKRRSLDEAVDQYIISSGGALDGTIRYGDKVVLYNAPYERGKPLDYQLKLNNTNPNGSAVYMAKVDRSTPNPVATMTVVDPQGRWGAAGQQPHEVMAARETQIGLRVEGGNGSGQRYLSTKPFDSAAQTAIAAFSPNPNDPQCLWSLCVAGEVAGNGTRIARPLVSGDWVSITREDAPARAFLTLNGQPVTPGEQPGLRAVMTGNPWFDHSDGNARRFVIQKVK; encoded by the coding sequence ATGTCGGACGCAACGGAACTCAACGGCCTCGAGTTTCTCGGCAAGTGCTACGATCTGCTCTCGCTCGATCCGCTCAACCTGGGCGGTTTGGCCAAGACCGTAAACGCGATCGATGTCGCACGCGCGGGCGGCGGCAGCTACGAGCAGGGCAGCTACGTGGTGCCGAACGGCGTCAGCCTGCAGTCGCCGTTCAACACGGAGGCGAAGACCTTCCGCTCCCTCGTCCAGAACAGCTACGACTTTCAGAACGAATTCAGCTCGACGCTGGAGCTGAATGCTGGGATCGAAGGGTGCTTTGAGTTCAGCACCAGCAACAGCTTCAAGGAGATCACCCAGGCGTCACAGTCGCGCAAGCAGGTCTCGACCTACGCCATCGTCTACGTTCAGAACCACGTCGTCGCGCTGGACCTGGACGGCCCGGACGAGAAGCGCATCAGCACCGCTTTTGCCCACGCCGTGAAGGGGCTTCCGGGGGGAATGGGGGCGCAAGCGGAACAGCGGGCCTACTCGGAGTTCATCCGGAAGTTCGGCACGCACTTCACCCGCCGAGTGTCGCTGGGCGGCATGGCCTACTCGCGCGTCAGCGGTCTCACCACGAAGGTGCTCGCGTCGCGGGAGCGGGAAGACGAGTTCACGGCGAAGGCGAAGCTCGAGATGGACATCTTCAAGTCCGGCGCAAGCCTCTCGGAAACGCGCAAGCAGTTGCAAAAGTCCGACGAGGAGAACGAAATCGAGCGGGGCATCGTCGTCTTTCGCGGCGGTATCGGCAGCATGCACGAGATCGCCGATGAGTGGTTCAGCGGCCTGCAGGAACGTCCCGCGCCGATCCCGGCCGGCACGGAGCTCGCACGGTTGTCAGAACTGCTCACCGCCGACTTCTTCCCGAACGATCCGGCGATCGCCGGCAAGCGCCGATCGCTGGACGAGGCGGTAGACCAGTACATCATCAGCAGCGGCGGCGCCCTCGATGGCACCATTCGCTACGGCGACAAAGTCGTCCTCTACAACGCGCCATACGAGCGGGGGAAGCCGCTGGACTATCAGCTCAAGCTGAACAACACCAATCCGAACGGTTCCGCGGTATACATGGCCAAGGTGGATCGATCGACTCCGAACCCGGTGGCCACGATGACGGTCGTTGACCCGCAGGGACGCTGGGGCGCGGCGGGCCAGCAGCCGCACGAGGTGATGGCCGCCCGGGAGACGCAGATCGGCCTGCGAGTTGAGGGCGGCAACGGTTCCGGGCAACGCTACCTCAGCACGAAGCCGTTCGATAGCGCGGCGCAGACGGCGATCGCCGCGTTCTCGCCGAATCCGAACGATCCGCAATGCCTCTGGTCGCTCTGTGTCGCCGGCGAGGTCGCCGGCAACGGCACGCGCATCGCGCGGCCGCTTGTGTCGGGTGACTGGGTCTCCATTACCCGCGAGGATGCGCCGGCGCGCGCATTCCTGACCTTGAACGGTCAACCAGTGACCCCGGGCGAGCAACCCGGCCTCCGCGCGGTGATGACCGGCAATCCGTGGTTCGACCACAGCGACGGGAACGCGCGGAGATTCGTCATCCAGAAGGTCAAGTAG
- a CDS encoding N-acetylmuramidase domain-containing protein, whose amino-acid sequence MSELNHDPAAGWQSPVPGAVITQLYGPGNTDPGVRHLYRKGYHTGIDFGGVSERTPVLSPSNGTVSLAATNAGYGECVIVERSDGVEVLFGHLCRIDVAVGQRIAAGQAVGGIGTTGVSTGVHLHLEYRRHGEDIDPAPFLHAGQAGQAAAVAEPPALPARVLVNANLRGRLGEDAAVLGVVPAGAAVALRHDAYYPVRWNGRDGWLWGTFLEFAAGDAASPGEQSPAAADVQTAERRGHTTAELNLRAGPGTIHPVLRTLPPGTSVGVLAERGEWLQVQACGTEGYVHRGFVAFGHEPLPEGFLRGRPDFANVPLAPAPSEHLVAPAMTDTERLVAETWNRYGGLLIALSKELCIDPATAVAVLTIEAGGRAFPADGRMIIRFENHIFHDEWGGHAPDAFARHFASGDEQPWQGHLWRPSPAEAWREFHGDQSAEWQVFEFACGLDDTAAKRAISMGAPQIMGFNHAAIGYASVQAMFDAFSCSAQAQLIGFFDFVRGASADSPRLLALQRQDFHAFAALYNGSGQAATYAGMMENVFNAFQRLR is encoded by the coding sequence ATGAGCGAGCTCAACCACGATCCGGCCGCGGGCTGGCAGTCGCCGGTGCCCGGCGCCGTGATCACGCAACTGTACGGCCCCGGCAACACGGATCCCGGTGTTCGGCACCTGTACCGCAAGGGCTACCACACCGGCATCGACTTCGGCGGGGTGTCCGAGCGCACACCCGTGCTTTCGCCCAGTAACGGAACGGTCAGCCTCGCCGCAACGAACGCGGGCTACGGCGAGTGCGTGATCGTGGAGCGAAGCGACGGCGTCGAGGTGCTCTTCGGCCATCTCTGCCGGATCGACGTGGCGGTGGGCCAGCGGATCGCCGCTGGGCAGGCGGTCGGCGGCATCGGCACGACCGGCGTCTCGACGGGCGTGCACCTGCACCTGGAATACCGCCGGCACGGCGAGGACATCGATCCCGCGCCGTTCCTGCACGCGGGCCAGGCCGGGCAGGCAGCCGCCGTTGCTGAGCCGCCGGCTCTTCCGGCCCGCGTGCTGGTCAACGCCAACCTGCGCGGGCGGCTGGGTGAGGACGCTGCCGTGCTCGGCGTGGTTCCTGCCGGCGCGGCCGTCGCGCTGCGCCACGACGCCTACTATCCTGTCCGCTGGAACGGACGCGACGGCTGGCTGTGGGGAACGTTTCTGGAGTTCGCTGCCGGCGACGCGGCGTCCCCCGGCGAGCAGTCGCCCGCCGCGGCCGACGTCCAAACGGCGGAGCGCCGCGGCCACACGACCGCCGAGCTCAATCTGCGTGCCGGTCCCGGCACCATTCACCCTGTGCTCCGCACACTGCCGCCCGGCACGAGCGTCGGCGTGCTGGCCGAGCGGGGTGAGTGGCTCCAGGTTCAGGCTTGCGGCACAGAGGGATACGTGCACCGCGGCTTCGTCGCCTTTGGGCACGAGCCTCTGCCGGAAGGCTTCCTCAGAGGCAGGCCGGACTTTGCGAACGTACCGCTCGCACCGGCGCCGTCGGAGCACCTGGTGGCCCCGGCCATGACCGACACCGAGCGGCTGGTCGCGGAGACGTGGAACCGCTACGGCGGACTGCTCATCGCTCTGTCCAAAGAGCTGTGCATCGACCCGGCGACCGCGGTGGCCGTGCTGACGATCGAGGCCGGCGGCCGGGCGTTCCCGGCGGATGGCCGGATGATCATCCGCTTCGAGAACCACATCTTCCATGACGAGTGGGGCGGGCACGCTCCCGACGCGTTCGCCCGGCACTTCGCATCGGGCGACGAACAGCCCTGGCAGGGTCATCTCTGGCGGCCGTCTCCGGCGGAGGCGTGGCGCGAATTCCACGGCGACCAATCGGCAGAATGGCAGGTATTCGAGTTTGCCTGCGGCCTCGACGACACCGCCGCGAAACGGGCGATCAGCATGGGAGCGCCGCAGATCATGGGGTTCAACCACGCCGCGATCGGCTACGCGTCGGTGCAGGCGATGTTCGACGCCTTCTCGTGCAGCGCGCAGGCGCAGCTGATCGGCTTCTTCGACTTCGTCCGGGGCGCATCCGCCGACTCGCCGCGCCTGCTGGCCCTGCAGCGCCAGGACTTCCACGCGTTTGCCGCGCTGTACAACGGCTCCGGTCAGGCCGCGACCTATGCCGGCATGATGGAAAACGTCTTCAACGCCTTCCAGCGGTTGCGGTGA
- a CDS encoding acyl-CoA dehydrogenase family protein, whose amino-acid sequence MIALVNAEELVRPVADEIRLMAAQAEAERRLPDELVERLMEGGLFSIYTPRAFGGLDLPLPDALSVVEEVSRHDGSTGWTVALGIANGLFTAVLPEASAARVLGSGSALIAGAPAFGVRAERAEGGYRLTGRWAFNSGAPNATWIAAAAPIVADGAPRLDDGGQPEMVIAFLPPADVQIIDTWYVTGLRATGTQDLYVDGVFVPDEMTGGFALPAGPRHVREVRLTNIPFFSLVGLAQSPPVCLGLARRAIEEFRQLALAKERPFGPRLSEQVQAQVGLAHAEALVRSARTFWYANVQAIWDAASRRCELTPEALAVLRLSCLTAVENSVTAADTLYRLAGSSAIFQSSPLERCWRDLHTAAQHLQVQDGRWETAGRVLFGLDPGSPLL is encoded by the coding sequence ATGATCGCGCTTGTCAATGCTGAAGAACTCGTGCGGCCGGTGGCGGATGAGATCCGCCTGATGGCGGCCCAGGCCGAAGCCGAGCGTCGGCTTCCAGACGAGCTCGTCGAACGGCTCATGGAGGGCGGGCTGTTCTCGATCTACACGCCGAGAGCGTTCGGCGGGCTCGATCTGCCCTTGCCCGACGCGCTCAGCGTCGTCGAGGAGGTGTCACGGCACGACGGATCCACGGGCTGGACCGTGGCCCTGGGCATCGCCAATGGCCTCTTCACGGCCGTGCTGCCTGAGGCATCGGCCGCCCGGGTGCTCGGAAGCGGCTCGGCCCTGATCGCCGGCGCACCGGCGTTCGGCGTGCGCGCCGAGCGAGCGGAGGGCGGCTACCGGCTTACGGGGCGATGGGCCTTCAACAGCGGCGCCCCCAACGCCACGTGGATCGCGGCGGCCGCGCCGATCGTCGCCGACGGCGCCCCACGTCTGGATGACGGCGGACAGCCTGAGATGGTGATCGCCTTCCTGCCGCCGGCCGATGTCCAGATCATCGATACCTGGTATGTCACCGGCCTGCGTGCGACGGGCACCCAGGACCTGTATGTGGACGGCGTCTTCGTCCCCGACGAGATGACCGGCGGCTTCGCCCTCCCCGCGGGCCCGCGACACGTGCGCGAGGTACGCCTCACCAACATCCCGTTCTTCTCCCTCGTCGGGCTCGCGCAGTCGCCGCCGGTGTGCCTCGGACTCGCGCGCCGGGCGATCGAGGAGTTCCGGCAGCTTGCGCTCGCCAAGGAACGCCCGTTCGGGCCACGGCTGAGCGAGCAGGTCCAGGCCCAGGTCGGCCTGGCGCACGCGGAGGCGCTCGTGCGCTCCGCCCGCACCTTCTGGTACGCGAACGTTCAGGCGATCTGGGACGCCGCCTCGCGCCGATGTGAACTCACGCCGGAGGCCCTGGCCGTGCTCCGCCTGTCATGCCTGACCGCGGTTGAGAACAGCGTGACTGCCGCAGATACGCTCTACCGGCTCGCGGGGTCGAGCGCAATCTTCCAGTCGTCGCCGCTCGAACGCTGTTGGCGCGACCTGCACACCGCCGCGCAGCACCTGCAGGTGCAGGACGGCCGCTGGGAGACCGCCGGCCGGGTCCTCTTCGGATTGGATCCGGGCAGTCCTCTGCTCTGA
- a CDS encoding LuxR C-terminal-related transcriptional regulator, which produces MSIDEARAAFARRAWGVARSAYAKASDAGALSLDDVERYAVVAHLVGEETECRELLARGYRESLRHADVTRAVRFAFWLGHQMIFTDEMGQAGGWFARARSLLSERGADCVEWGYLLVPAGMEKLWAGDVDAACSIFAEALAIGRRFADPTLLAMAGHGRGRALIRLGLHAEGMATLDEVMLALTAGEASPMLVGHVYCGVLEACQEVFDVRRAREWTAVLSRWCDGQPDLVPYRGPCLVHRVELMRLRGDWEDALTEARRACAWLSLPASPEGPADAFYQLGELHRLRGDFTAAEEAYRQASRLGRPPEPGIALLWLVRGQTDAAEAAIRRALDELGTAPARRIELLAAHVEILLGMGNTAAAQKAADELAELTAVLTAVPLRALADRAAGSVLIARGESRAALAPLRRAWTAWQQVEAPYEAARVRVLIGMACRAVGDDESAAMEVDAARWVFERLGAVPDLARLDADSLAPAAAGGLTRREVEVLGLIAAGETNKAIAAALVISEHTVARHVQNMLQKLGVSSRASLAAFAVEQGLARRPSGQN; this is translated from the coding sequence ATGTCCATCGACGAAGCGCGTGCGGCGTTCGCGCGCCGGGCCTGGGGCGTAGCTCGATCCGCGTACGCGAAGGCAAGCGATGCAGGCGCGCTCTCGCTCGATGACGTCGAGCGCTACGCCGTCGTCGCCCATCTCGTTGGCGAGGAGACGGAGTGCCGTGAGCTGCTGGCGCGCGGCTACCGGGAGTCGCTCCGCCACGCGGATGTGACCCGGGCGGTCCGCTTCGCCTTCTGGCTCGGCCACCAGATGATCTTCACCGACGAGATGGGCCAGGCGGGCGGCTGGTTTGCGCGGGCGCGCAGCCTGCTCTCCGAGCGTGGTGCCGACTGTGTCGAGTGGGGCTATCTGCTTGTTCCGGCCGGCATGGAGAAGCTCTGGGCGGGCGATGTCGACGCCGCCTGCAGCATTTTCGCTGAGGCGCTAGCGATTGGGAGGCGCTTTGCCGACCCAACCCTGCTGGCCATGGCTGGACACGGACGCGGCCGCGCCTTGATCCGGCTGGGGTTGCACGCCGAAGGCATGGCCACCCTCGACGAGGTGATGCTCGCCCTTACCGCGGGGGAAGCGTCCCCCATGCTGGTGGGTCACGTCTACTGCGGGGTGTTGGAGGCCTGCCAGGAGGTGTTCGACGTGCGCCGGGCGCGCGAATGGACCGCCGTCCTCTCGCGCTGGTGTGACGGCCAGCCCGACCTGGTGCCGTACCGCGGGCCGTGCCTGGTGCACCGTGTGGAGCTGATGCGGCTGCGCGGCGACTGGGAGGATGCCCTCACTGAGGCACGGCGCGCCTGCGCCTGGCTGTCGCTGCCGGCCAGCCCCGAGGGACCGGCCGACGCCTTCTACCAGCTCGGCGAGCTGCACCGCCTGCGCGGCGACTTCACAGCCGCCGAGGAGGCCTACCGGCAGGCCAGCCGGCTGGGGAGGCCGCCTGAGCCCGGGATCGCCCTGCTCTGGCTTGTCCGCGGACAGACGGACGCGGCGGAGGCGGCGATCCGGCGAGCGCTGGACGAGCTCGGCACGGCACCCGCGCGCCGAATCGAGTTGCTCGCCGCCCACGTTGAGATCCTGTTGGGCATGGGCAACACCGCCGCAGCCCAGAAGGCCGCGGACGAGCTTGCCGAGCTGACGGCGGTACTCACGGCAGTGCCGCTGCGGGCGCTGGCCGACCGCGCGGCAGGCAGCGTCCTGATCGCGCGAGGAGAGTCGCGCGCCGCGCTGGCGCCGCTGCGCCGCGCCTGGACGGCATGGCAGCAGGTCGAAGCGCCATACGAAGCCGCCAGGGTACGTGTCCTGATCGGGATGGCCTGCCGCGCCGTTGGCGACGACGAGTCGGCGGCCATGGAGGTCGACGCGGCGCGCTGGGTCTTCGAACGTCTCGGGGCGGTGCCCGACCTGGCACGACTGGATGCCGATTCCCTCGCCCCGGCAGCGGCGGGCGGATTGACCCGGCGGGAGGTCGAGGTACTCGGCCTGATCGCGGCAGGCGAGACGAACAAAGCGATCGCCGCCGCGCTCGTCATCAGCGAGCACACGGTCGCCCGCCACGTCCAGAACATGCTCCAAAAGCTCGGCGTCTCCTCGCGCGCCAGCCTGGCCGCCTTCGCGGTGGAACAGGGCCTCGCCCGACGCCCATCTGGTCAGAACTAA